From the Lolium rigidum isolate FL_2022 chromosome 2, APGP_CSIRO_Lrig_0.1, whole genome shotgun sequence genome, one window contains:
- the LOC124693061 gene encoding uncharacterized protein LOC124693061 isoform X3 — translation MDTPSLAAFRERYSAFPILSPEDGDDIIYLKSMVEPSDGDGWVAAIDIGNKELKAIGQYYLPDDFYYHRRYDPEHPFRASTLSRHLDIIPGVEVSACCKIPEASSSANHPSNTSIRVSEASSCKPRSKIQRLSEISEELKRIRDHQKSIQNHHICQVHPVKNYLPQQQKWGATPVYPSRLHENNQASQTCLNNYHGYPQQLSAHSPFAYGAYTGYGNYQEQWPSGTSWQQSPASANTLRETGATPSSSGEDDEQEFRMVAT, via the exons ATGGACACACCATCGTTGGCGGCATTCAGGGAACGCTACTCAGCTTTCCCCATCCTCAGCCCGGAGGATGGTGATGATATTATTTATCTCAAATCTATGGTGGAACCCAGTGATGGGGATGGATGGGTGGCTGCTATTGACATAGGAAACAAGGAACTCAAAGCAATTGGGCAGTATTATCTTCCGGATGATTTTTATTACCACCGTCGCTATGACCCTGAACACCCTTTCCGTGCCTCTACATTGTCCCGCCATCTGGATATCATTCCAG GCGTTGAAGTCTCGGCGTGTTGCAAGATCCCAGAGGCTAGCAGCTCTGCAAATCATCCAAGCAACACCTCA ATCCGTGTCAGTGAGGCCAGTTCCTGCAAACCAAGGAGCAAAATCCAAAG GCTATCAGAAATCTCTGAGGAACTCAAGCGTATACGAGATCATCAGAAGAGTATACAGAATCATCATATTTGCCAGGTTCATCCTGTTAAAAACTATCTG CCACAACAGCAAAAGTGGGGTGCGA CCCCTGTGTATCCATCGCGGCTCCATGAAAACAATCAG GCATCCCAGACATGTTTGAACAACTACCATGGGTATCCACAACAACTTTCTGCCCATAGCCCATTTGCATATGGCGCATACACAGGCTATGGAAACTACCAAGAGCAGTGGCCTAGTGGTACATCTTGGCAGCAATCACCAGCGTCAGCAAACACCTTGAG AGAAACGGGAGCAACACCTTCCTCTTCAGGGGAGGACGATGAGCAAGAGTTCAGGATGGTGGCGACGTAG
- the LOC124693061 gene encoding uncharacterized protein LOC124693061 isoform X2 produces MDTPSLAAFRERYSAFPILSPEDGDDIIYLKSMVEPSDGDGWVAAIDIGNKELKAIGQYYLPDDFYYHRRYDPEHPFRASTLSRHLDIIPGVEVSACCKIPEASSSANHPSNTSIRVSEASSCKPRSKIQRLSEISEELKRIRDHQKSIQNHHICQVHPVKNYLPQQQKWGATPVYPLCPQDNNQVCAAPVYPSQLHGNSLVCVPPVYPSRLHENNQTCLNNYHGYPQQLSAHSPFAYGAYTGYGNYQEQWPSGTSWQQSPASANTLRETGATPSSSGEDDEQEFRMVAT; encoded by the exons ATGGACACACCATCGTTGGCGGCATTCAGGGAACGCTACTCAGCTTTCCCCATCCTCAGCCCGGAGGATGGTGATGATATTATTTATCTCAAATCTATGGTGGAACCCAGTGATGGGGATGGATGGGTGGCTGCTATTGACATAGGAAACAAGGAACTCAAAGCAATTGGGCAGTATTATCTTCCGGATGATTTTTATTACCACCGTCGCTATGACCCTGAACACCCTTTCCGTGCCTCTACATTGTCCCGCCATCTGGATATCATTCCAG GCGTTGAAGTCTCGGCGTGTTGCAAGATCCCAGAGGCTAGCAGCTCTGCAAATCATCCAAGCAACACCTCA ATCCGTGTCAGTGAGGCCAGTTCCTGCAAACCAAGGAGCAAAATCCAAAG GCTATCAGAAATCTCTGAGGAACTCAAGCGTATACGAGATCATCAGAAGAGTATACAGAATCATCATATTTGCCAGGTTCATCCTGTTAAAAACTATCTG CCACAACAGCAAAAGTGGGGTGCGACCCCTGTGTATCCATTGTGTCCCCAGGACAACAATCAGGTATGTGCCGCCCCTGTGTATCCATCGCAACTCCATGGAAACAGTCTGGTATGTGTGCCCCCTGTGTATCCATCGCGGCTCCATGAAAACAATCAG ACATGTTTGAACAACTACCATGGGTATCCACAACAACTTTCTGCCCATAGCCCATTTGCATATGGCGCATACACAGGCTATGGAAACTACCAAGAGCAGTGGCCTAGTGGTACATCTTGGCAGCAATCACCAGCGTCAGCAAACACCTTGAG AGAAACGGGAGCAACACCTTCCTCTTCAGGGGAGGACGATGAGCAAGAGTTCAGGATGGTGGCGACGTAG
- the LOC124693061 gene encoding uncharacterized protein LOC124693061 isoform X1 — MDTPSLAAFRERYSAFPILSPEDGDDIIYLKSMVEPSDGDGWVAAIDIGNKELKAIGQYYLPDDFYYHRRYDPEHPFRASTLSRHLDIIPGVEVSACCKIPEASSSANHPSNTSIRVSEASSCKPRSKIQRLSEISEELKRIRDHQKSIQNHHICQVHPVKNYLPQQQKWGATPVYPLCPQDNNQVCAAPVYPSQLHGNSLVCVPPVYPSRLHENNQASQTCLNNYHGYPQQLSAHSPFAYGAYTGYGNYQEQWPSGTSWQQSPASANTLRETGATPSSSGEDDEQEFRMVAT, encoded by the exons ATGGACACACCATCGTTGGCGGCATTCAGGGAACGCTACTCAGCTTTCCCCATCCTCAGCCCGGAGGATGGTGATGATATTATTTATCTCAAATCTATGGTGGAACCCAGTGATGGGGATGGATGGGTGGCTGCTATTGACATAGGAAACAAGGAACTCAAAGCAATTGGGCAGTATTATCTTCCGGATGATTTTTATTACCACCGTCGCTATGACCCTGAACACCCTTTCCGTGCCTCTACATTGTCCCGCCATCTGGATATCATTCCAG GCGTTGAAGTCTCGGCGTGTTGCAAGATCCCAGAGGCTAGCAGCTCTGCAAATCATCCAAGCAACACCTCA ATCCGTGTCAGTGAGGCCAGTTCCTGCAAACCAAGGAGCAAAATCCAAAG GCTATCAGAAATCTCTGAGGAACTCAAGCGTATACGAGATCATCAGAAGAGTATACAGAATCATCATATTTGCCAGGTTCATCCTGTTAAAAACTATCTG CCACAACAGCAAAAGTGGGGTGCGACCCCTGTGTATCCATTGTGTCCCCAGGACAACAATCAGGTATGTGCCGCCCCTGTGTATCCATCGCAACTCCATGGAAACAGTCTGGTATGTGTGCCCCCTGTGTATCCATCGCGGCTCCATGAAAACAATCAG GCATCCCAGACATGTTTGAACAACTACCATGGGTATCCACAACAACTTTCTGCCCATAGCCCATTTGCATATGGCGCATACACAGGCTATGGAAACTACCAAGAGCAGTGGCCTAGTGGTACATCTTGGCAGCAATCACCAGCGTCAGCAAACACCTTGAG AGAAACGGGAGCAACACCTTCCTCTTCAGGGGAGGACGATGAGCAAGAGTTCAGGATGGTGGCGACGTAG